From a region of the Salinispira pacifica genome:
- a CDS encoding SixA phosphatase family protein has protein sequence MAELVIVRHAKSSWKFQDLEDFERPLNETGRNDIQLMKEHYPQRLPAPDIILASSAERTRETAQALSTYWRDLPPPLFLDELYLADAETILLALRNHGKGECVYLCGHNPGVSHAASRLCNRDLGDLPTFSAVHISLESGSGNWSSLNWDDGSFRKVLTPFRE, from the coding sequence ATGGCAGAGTTGGTAATTGTCAGACATGCCAAATCAAGCTGGAAATTCCAGGATCTTGAAGACTTTGAGCGACCGTTGAACGAAACCGGGAGAAACGACATCCAGCTCATGAAGGAGCATTATCCCCAGCGTCTGCCTGCGCCGGATATTATTCTTGCCAGTTCAGCCGAGCGGACCCGTGAAACGGCACAGGCCCTGAGCACCTACTGGAGAGATCTGCCGCCGCCTCTGTTTCTTGATGAGCTGTATCTGGCCGACGCGGAAACCATTCTCCTTGCTCTTCGCAACCACGGAAAGGGAGAGTGTGTTTATCTGTGCGGACATAACCCCGGTGTGAGCCATGCCGCATCCCGTCTCTGCAACAGGGATCTGGGAGATTTGCCCACGTTTTCTGCCGTTCATATATCCCTGGAATCGGGCAGCGGAAACTGGAGTTCACTGAACTGGGATGACGGCAGCTTCCGAAAGGTTCTTACCCCGTTCCGGGAATAG
- a CDS encoding response regulator transcription factor: MSETVKVFIVDDEQPVLEGVQRVLEDNSGPYRLVGSALNGSTALDQIPGVKPDIILMDINMPGINGLEVIRQLNAAGVQAVSILITAYERFDIAREAFGLGIFSYLLKPVTPQKLITALDEARTEVVKRQSHHRSVLQAREDLQESRKLMEWSFVNQLTRGMLSDDMIEEFLPRLGIDAGTRFVPLLLDFPEAFSGNAHELITQLGYQLPLLSGSLIHRRRLWTLIKGEHSTASVRNALKKAEQRLTVSPFQAPGDAARGISCSVYPAADAFHIPELLAESSRTAVFSITQGEGQAGNTEVGTAAKTVAGKDASSGDTRSRQWAAGELAVALERLLIRGAVYDARDLIFSSPYTGVSQRCLSAGSEDVERAFIFLQRILALLYSREETEVTDAWLGTEIEDIPGDVAALDDAVIREFRRIARMYSRKMDSNPLIRQVLLYIDENFQRQFSLEEAALHCNVSPQHLSRSFSSHMGISFVDYLTQMRVQEGIRLMKQGKQNISEVARLCGYSDPNYFSRIFKKVHGSTPSAFIQSLQGETH, encoded by the coding sequence ATGTCTGAAACGGTGAAAGTTTTTATTGTGGATGACGAACAGCCGGTCCTGGAGGGTGTACAGCGGGTTCTTGAGGACAACAGCGGACCCTACCGTCTCGTGGGCTCTGCACTGAACGGAAGCACCGCCCTGGACCAGATCCCGGGGGTGAAACCCGATATTATTCTCATGGATATAAATATGCCCGGGATCAACGGCCTTGAGGTGATCCGCCAGCTGAATGCCGCAGGTGTTCAGGCCGTATCCATACTGATAACTGCATATGAACGTTTTGATATTGCCAGAGAAGCCTTCGGTCTGGGCATTTTTTCATATCTTCTGAAACCGGTGACTCCCCAGAAACTCATTACCGCCCTGGATGAAGCCCGCACAGAAGTGGTTAAACGGCAGTCCCATCACCGTTCTGTACTTCAGGCCAGGGAAGACCTCCAGGAAAGCCGTAAACTCATGGAGTGGTCGTTTGTAAATCAGCTGACCCGGGGGATGCTCTCGGACGATATGATAGAGGAGTTTCTCCCCAGGCTCGGGATAGATGCCGGCACCAGGTTCGTACCCCTGCTTCTGGATTTCCCGGAAGCGTTCTCCGGAAACGCCCATGAACTGATTACCCAGCTGGGCTATCAGCTTCCTCTGCTCAGCGGCAGCCTGATCCACCGCCGCAGGCTGTGGACTCTGATTAAGGGCGAGCACAGTACCGCCTCGGTGAGAAACGCACTGAAGAAAGCTGAGCAGCGCTTGACGGTATCCCCCTTTCAAGCTCCCGGTGATGCGGCACGGGGCATCAGCTGCAGTGTGTACCCCGCCGCAGATGCCTTCCATATTCCTGAGCTTCTCGCCGAATCCTCCCGTACCGCTGTCTTCAGCATCACACAGGGAGAAGGGCAGGCCGGAAATACTGAAGTTGGAACGGCCGCAAAGACAGTAGCTGGAAAGGATGCTTCCTCCGGAGATACCCGGTCCCGGCAATGGGCGGCCGGCGAGCTTGCAGTCGCCCTGGAAAGGCTGCTCATACGGGGTGCCGTGTATGATGCCCGGGACCTGATTTTCTCCTCGCCCTATACGGGCGTCTCACAGAGATGCCTGTCTGCCGGCTCTGAGGATGTGGAGCGTGCATTCATATTTTTACAGCGTATTCTCGCACTGCTCTATTCCCGGGAGGAGACTGAGGTGACCGATGCATGGCTGGGTACGGAGATTGAGGATATCCCCGGTGATGTGGCGGCCCTGGACGATGCGGTGATTCGGGAGTTCCGGCGAATAGCCCGGATGTATTCCCGGAAAATGGACAGCAATCCCCTGATCCGACAGGTGCTCCTCTATATTGATGAGAACTTTCAGCGTCAGTTCAGTCTTGAGGAAGCGGCTCTCCATTGCAATGTGAGTCCTCAGCATCTCAGCCGGAGTTTCAGTTCCCATATGGGCATCTCTTTTGTTGATTACCTCACCCAGATGCGGGTACAGGAAGGAATCAGGCTTATGAAGCAGGGAAAGCAGAATATTTCGGAGGTCGCAAGATTATGCGGCTACAGCGATCCCAATTACTTTTCCCGTATTTTCAAAAAGGTCCATGGCAGCACTCCCTCTGCTTTTATTCAGTCTCTTCAAGGAGAAACGCATTGA
- a CDS encoding xylose ABC transporter ATP-binding protein yields the protein MGEYILEMKNIVKEFPGVRALDDVNLQVKEGEIHALVGENGAGKSTLMKVLSGVHPAGTYQGEILIDDQPQSFDGIRESEAAGIAVIYQELALVKFMNVAENIFLGNEIRDARGAIDWHETYAKSRDLLKEVTLNIPPETRIMNLGIGAQQLIEIAKALSKNTRILVLDEPTAALNETESANLLNIIRTLKKKGVTCIYISHKLEEVLDIADRITVLRDGRTIETRDTEQENVTENDIISMMVGRTLTQRFPRVEHTAGETIMSVKNWTVPHPDIPGKNIIENVSFEVKKGEILGVAGLMGAGRTELATSLFGAFGSNITGEVKINGLPVHIHNPESAILNGLGYVTEDRKSRGLVMGMNIIENSTLASHYRLSKGNVINKLEEILLTTKYVNQLNVKTPGLEQLVKNLSGGNQQKVILGKWLMTQPTVLILDEPTRGIDVGAKFEIYNIMNELVDQGVGIVMISSELPEILGMSDRILVMHEGQFTGELSYQDADQERLMHLATGGR from the coding sequence ATGGGCGAATATATTTTAGAAATGAAGAACATTGTCAAGGAATTTCCCGGAGTCCGGGCCCTGGATGATGTGAACCTTCAGGTCAAGGAAGGTGAGATCCATGCACTTGTAGGAGAGAACGGTGCGGGAAAATCCACGCTCATGAAGGTACTCAGCGGGGTTCATCCTGCGGGGACCTATCAGGGGGAGATTCTGATAGACGATCAGCCCCAATCTTTTGACGGCATACGGGAAAGTGAAGCAGCCGGTATTGCGGTGATCTATCAGGAACTGGCCCTGGTTAAGTTTATGAACGTGGCGGAAAATATTTTCCTTGGAAATGAAATCCGGGATGCCCGGGGGGCGATTGATTGGCATGAAACCTATGCGAAATCACGGGACCTGCTGAAAGAGGTAACCCTGAACATTCCTCCGGAAACACGGATTATGAACCTTGGTATCGGCGCTCAGCAGTTGATAGAAATTGCCAAGGCATTATCAAAAAATACCAGGATTCTTGTTCTCGATGAGCCCACTGCAGCCCTCAATGAGACAGAATCCGCCAACCTTTTGAATATTATCAGGACGTTGAAAAAGAAGGGAGTTACCTGTATTTATATCTCCCATAAACTTGAAGAAGTTCTGGATATTGCGGACAGAATTACCGTATTGCGGGACGGCCGTACCATCGAAACCCGGGATACAGAACAAGAGAATGTTACAGAAAACGATATTATCTCAATGATGGTGGGGCGAACCCTTACCCAGAGATTCCCCCGGGTGGAACACACTGCAGGTGAAACCATCATGAGTGTGAAAAACTGGACGGTACCCCATCCTGATATTCCCGGAAAGAACATAATTGAAAATGTTTCCTTTGAGGTGAAAAAAGGTGAGATTCTCGGTGTTGCCGGCCTTATGGGCGCAGGCAGAACCGAGCTTGCCACCAGTCTCTTCGGTGCATTCGGCTCCAATATCACCGGAGAAGTGAAGATCAACGGGTTACCGGTACATATTCATAATCCTGAATCTGCAATTCTTAATGGATTGGGCTATGTGACCGAGGACCGGAAATCCCGGGGACTGGTGATGGGTATGAACATCATCGAAAACTCAACCCTGGCCAGTCATTACCGTCTGTCCAAGGGGAATGTAATAAACAAGCTGGAGGAGATTCTGCTGACCACCAAGTATGTGAATCAGCTGAATGTAAAAACTCCAGGGCTCGAGCAGCTGGTGAAAAACCTCTCGGGAGGTAACCAGCAGAAGGTAATTCTGGGGAAATGGCTTATGACCCAGCCCACGGTTCTGATCCTGGATGAACCCACCAGGGGGATTGATGTGGGAGCCAAATTTGAGATTTACAACATTATGAATGAGCTCGTTGATCAGGGAGTGGGAATTGTGATGATTTCCTCCGAACTGCCGGAAATCCTTGGTATGAGCGACCGTATTCTTGTAATGCATGAGGGACAGTTCACCGGAGAGCTTTCATATCAGGATGCTGACCAGGAACGGCTGATGCACCTTGCAACAGGAGGTAGATAA
- a CDS encoding sugar ABC transporter permease, with amino-acid sequence MTAQTNEQTLGQVLRFQLKNNFRQYAMFFVLVAIWGILTIATGGVFIQGRNLTNLLLQSSFIATLAVGMVLVIVAGHIDLSVGSIAGFIGGVAAILNVHYEWNALIVIVVALGLGIVIGLWQGYWIAYQGIPAFIVTLAGMTIFRGLLLAVTRGETIAPIDETFAAIGGGYLPRLFLNVGERNGFHDLTAILVVVAILAFVISSIRTRRRRIEYGFSVLPQRVEILKLVGGSLLITLFALPVMTYRGLPYSILILLILVLGYTFLTNNTVFGRHVYAMGGNKEAARLSGINIRKKTLMIFVSMGFLSAVSGLIFTARLKSATASAGNLFELDTIAATIIGGTSTLGGEGTVFGAIIGALLMSSITNGMQIMNVPTEWQMVVRGLVLLLAVWYDVSMRTKK; translated from the coding sequence ATGACAGCTCAAACTAACGAGCAGACGCTGGGTCAGGTACTTAGATTCCAGTTAAAAAACAATTTTCGCCAGTATGCCATGTTCTTCGTACTGGTGGCCATTTGGGGTATTCTTACCATAGCCACCGGCGGCGTGTTCATTCAGGGACGGAACCTTACCAACCTGCTTCTTCAGTCAAGCTTTATTGCCACGCTGGCAGTGGGTATGGTTCTGGTAATCGTAGCCGGGCATATCGACCTTTCTGTGGGTTCGATTGCGGGATTTATCGGCGGTGTAGCCGCAATCCTGAACGTGCACTACGAATGGAACGCCCTGATTGTGATAGTCGTAGCCCTGGGGCTGGGAATTGTCATCGGACTCTGGCAGGGATACTGGATCGCGTATCAGGGAATTCCGGCGTTTATTGTCACCCTTGCGGGGATGACCATATTCCGGGGGCTGCTTCTGGCGGTCACCAGGGGTGAGACAATTGCGCCTATAGATGAAACCTTCGCAGCCATCGGCGGAGGCTACCTGCCAAGGCTGTTTCTGAATGTGGGTGAACGAAACGGGTTTCACGATTTAACGGCAATACTGGTGGTGGTGGCCATTCTTGCCTTTGTGATTTCCAGCATCCGCACACGGCGAAGAAGAATCGAATACGGTTTCAGCGTACTGCCCCAGCGTGTTGAAATACTCAAGCTGGTGGGCGGAAGCCTTCTGATCACCCTGTTCGCACTTCCGGTAATGACCTACCGGGGTCTTCCCTACTCAATCCTTATTCTGCTGATCCTTGTATTGGGATACACCTTCCTGACCAATAACACGGTTTTCGGACGGCACGTGTATGCCATGGGCGGAAACAAGGAGGCCGCACGGCTTTCGGGTATCAACATCCGCAAGAAAACCCTGATGATTTTTGTCAGCATGGGTTTCCTTTCAGCCGTGTCGGGGCTGATTTTTACCGCACGTCTGAAATCGGCCACCGCAAGCGCCGGTAACCTTTTCGAACTGGATACCATCGCCGCAACAATTATCGGCGGTACTTCCACCCTCGGCGGTGAAGGTACGGTATTCGGTGCGATTATCGGTGCGCTTTTAATGTCGAGCATAACAAACGGTATGCAAATAATGAATGTACCCACTGAATGGCAGATGGTCGTTCGTGGTTTGGTTCTCCTCCTTGCCGTTTGGTATGATGTGTCCATGAGGACCAAGAAATAA
- a CDS encoding sugar ABC transporter substrate-binding protein, with amino-acid sequence MKKSLIIALTLMFIFGSVFTAFAEGSAESDELVIGLSLPTQREARWVSDKITMENYAEELGVELLVQVADADQAQQASQVETLLTRGIDVLILAPHDASASAALVSAAEDEGVPVISYDRLITNSADVDLYISFDNVGVGRLQGEYFVNNTPPGNIIVMSGAPTDNNAKLFKQGAMEFIQPKIDDGTYNVVAEQGVDNWLPTNALSIVENALTAANNDVVGILAPNDGTAGGAIVALEAQGLAGDVVVTGQDSEAAAAKRILAGTQSMTVFKDTRDLGKAAIDAAVEFAKGNTPETNGAVDNGVFDVPSILLVPYVVTEDNLQELLVDSGYLSEDEIQ; translated from the coding sequence ATGAAGAAGAGTCTTATTATAGCTCTGACGCTTATGTTCATTTTCGGATCAGTTTTCACCGCATTCGCAGAAGGTTCTGCCGAATCCGATGAACTGGTAATTGGACTTTCACTCCCCACACAGCGTGAAGCTCGTTGGGTAAGTGATAAAATCACCATGGAAAACTATGCCGAAGAACTCGGTGTGGAACTGCTTGTACAGGTTGCAGATGCCGACCAGGCACAGCAGGCTTCTCAGGTTGAAACTCTGCTGACCCGGGGAATCGATGTGCTGATTCTTGCACCCCACGATGCTTCCGCTTCTGCTGCTCTTGTATCTGCAGCCGAGGACGAAGGAGTACCTGTAATTTCCTACGACCGTCTTATCACCAATTCCGCAGATGTTGATCTTTACATTTCCTTCGACAACGTGGGTGTTGGACGTCTTCAGGGTGAGTATTTTGTAAACAATACTCCTCCGGGAAATATCATCGTCATGAGCGGTGCTCCCACAGACAACAATGCCAAACTGTTCAAGCAGGGCGCAATGGAATTCATCCAGCCCAAAATTGATGACGGTACCTACAATGTGGTTGCCGAACAGGGTGTTGACAACTGGCTGCCCACCAATGCTCTGAGCATTGTTGAGAACGCACTTACCGCTGCAAACAACGATGTTGTGGGTATTCTTGCTCCCAATGACGGTACTGCCGGCGGCGCAATTGTAGCGCTTGAAGCACAGGGCCTTGCAGGCGACGTTGTGGTAACCGGACAGGACTCTGAAGCTGCAGCCGCCAAGCGGATTCTTGCAGGAACTCAGAGCATGACCGTGTTCAAAGACACCCGTGATCTTGGCAAGGCTGCCATCGACGCTGCTGTTGAGTTTGCAAAGGGAAACACCCCCGAAACCAACGGTGCAGTTGACAACGGTGTGTTCGATGTACCTTCAATCCTGCTGGTACCCTACGTTGTAACTGAAGACAACCTTCAGGAACTGCTTGTGGACAGCGGCTACCTCAGCGAAGACGAGATTCAGTAA
- a CDS encoding sensor histidine kinase, with protein sequence MKQNRIALGLSRRFSSIRSRISLVYLLTIIPMALAAILVFMYSNQLLSSAQAMFDQNLYLEQVNDVVTSLDVKTRQYLNLRDNQALREFIELDSQLAQLIARLPAAPGTSQDILNLHLLRNLFEEYQNKVRAAVQARRGRLTQQYSLYYEESQTIIDYINLLVLNINWLDFQQNLQQYLSFSQWYTEIQFWSLIILTATAAFSLVLISFLSFRLSTPIVHLSEAARDFGKGDFTVSLIDSRGASREVIQLTRTFNTMKERISSYIEQLKETAKIKQDLMEQNIQNLHMKHVLKSAELIALQNQIQPHFLFNTINTGVQLAVVEGAERTSDYLGHLAEVYRYNLRKADSPVSLREELSSLESYIYVLKIRFGDRISFITHVDEDCLNLLIPPLVLQPLVENSVGHGLSEITDGGEVRIRGERKFLNGQERLVLSVGDNGKGMSKEKAAEVLAAVETDDPLDMMMSDTPGSGW encoded by the coding sequence GTGAAACAGAACCGAATAGCCCTGGGATTGAGCCGGCGATTTTCATCCATCAGATCACGCATCAGTCTTGTGTATCTTCTCACCATTATCCCCATGGCCCTGGCTGCAATTCTGGTGTTTATGTATTCCAACCAGCTTCTGAGTTCAGCCCAGGCCATGTTCGATCAGAACCTTTATCTCGAACAGGTGAACGATGTGGTCACCAGCCTGGACGTCAAGACCCGGCAGTACCTGAATCTCCGGGACAATCAGGCGCTGCGGGAATTTATTGAACTTGATTCCCAGCTTGCCCAGCTGATTGCCCGGCTTCCCGCCGCACCCGGAACCAGCCAGGATATCCTGAATCTTCATCTGCTGAGAAATCTCTTTGAAGAATATCAGAACAAGGTTCGTGCCGCGGTACAGGCCCGCCGGGGACGTCTTACCCAGCAGTACAGCCTCTATTATGAGGAAAGCCAGACCATTATCGATTATATCAATCTTCTGGTGCTGAATATCAATTGGCTGGATTTTCAGCAAAATCTTCAGCAGTACCTCTCCTTCTCCCAGTGGTATACCGAGATCCAGTTCTGGTCCCTGATCATTCTTACCGCAACCGCAGCATTCAGTCTGGTGCTTATCTCATTCCTATCCTTCAGGTTGAGTACCCCCATTGTGCATCTCAGTGAAGCTGCCAGAGATTTCGGGAAAGGGGATTTCACCGTTTCCCTGATTGATTCCCGGGGGGCCAGCCGGGAGGTTATCCAGCTTACCCGGACCTTCAACACCATGAAAGAGCGTATCAGCAGCTATATAGAACAGCTGAAGGAAACCGCCAAGATTAAACAGGATCTGATGGAACAGAATATTCAGAATCTTCATATGAAACATGTGCTGAAGAGTGCGGAACTGATCGCCCTCCAGAATCAGATCCAGCCTCATTTTCTGTTCAATACCATCAATACGGGTGTACAATTAGCCGTCGTTGAGGGTGCGGAACGTACATCGGATTATCTGGGACATCTTGCGGAAGTGTACCGGTATAATCTCAGGAAAGCAGACTCTCCGGTGAGTCTCCGGGAGGAGCTGAGTTCTCTGGAAAGCTACATATATGTGCTGAAAATCAGATTTGGTGATCGGATCAGTTTTATAACCCATGTTGATGAGGACTGCCTGAACCTGCTTATTCCGCCCCTGGTGCTCCAGCCTCTGGTGGAAAACTCCGTCGGACACGGTCTCAGCGAGATAACCGACGGCGGCGAAGTGCGGATTAGAGGAGAAAGAAAATTCTTGAATGGTCAGGAGAGGCTGGTGCTCTCGGTGGGAGATAACGGAAAAGGAATGAGTAAGGAAAAAGCCGCGGAGGTGCTTGCGGCAGTGGAAACCGATGATCCTCTGGATATGATGATGTCCGATACCCCGGGATCGGGTTGGTGA
- a CDS encoding GNAT family N-acetyltransferase, whose protein sequence is MMQKRGLKFVLCSSLDQVDPDEWNSFLSSQSPPFLRYHWMRAYEISGSMTPETGWQPIHLLGIEDDGSSPNPDTPGVPAVDGGVPTVDGDPPEGRPSKQTAEQPSTQTEKQGRYRGLRFALPLYIKSHSWGEFVFDFAWADVARQLGKAYYPKAVGVIPATPSTVYSPLCDREDYAELLASAVDFLREELPRLGVMSLSFLFTQAPFADDLESLGFHRWVHQGFEWKGEGLDTFDDYLALFNKNQRKNIRKERKRFQESGLEVRLSSPDQLDQETADDMFDLYERTNDQFGPWAAKFLNREFFREVFRTCADNIVLVNAVDRGEVVARSMLLKDRRRLFGRYWGTRRFVKDMHFNLCYYEPIDYAIRENLVSFDPGMGGEHKPRRGFQAVEQYSMHLYFDPLMDQLFRGNIHQFNESAQGMIEHINSHLPLKDHR, encoded by the coding sequence ATGATGCAGAAGCGGGGATTGAAATTTGTACTTTGCAGCTCCCTGGATCAGGTGGATCCGGATGAATGGAATTCCTTTCTCAGCTCCCAATCCCCGCCGTTTCTCCGCTATCACTGGATGCGGGCATACGAGATATCCGGTTCCATGACCCCGGAAACCGGATGGCAGCCCATCCATCTCCTTGGAATTGAAGATGACGGGTCTTCCCCCAACCCTGATACCCCCGGGGTACCGGCGGTGGACGGAGGAGTCCCGACGGTGGACGGAGATCCCCCGGAGGGGAGGCCGTCAAAACAGACGGCAGAACAGCCTTCAACACAGACAGAGAAGCAGGGCCGCTACCGGGGACTGCGTTTCGCTTTGCCCCTGTATATCAAGAGCCACAGCTGGGGGGAGTTTGTCTTCGATTTTGCTTGGGCGGATGTGGCCCGGCAGCTGGGAAAGGCGTACTACCCCAAGGCGGTGGGGGTGATCCCTGCCACGCCTTCCACGGTCTACAGTCCTTTGTGCGACCGGGAAGATTATGCTGAGCTTCTCGCCTCGGCAGTTGATTTTCTCCGGGAGGAACTGCCCCGACTGGGGGTGATGAGCCTTTCGTTCCTGTTCACTCAGGCTCCGTTTGCCGATGATCTGGAATCTTTGGGATTTCACCGCTGGGTGCACCAGGGCTTTGAGTGGAAGGGAGAGGGGCTGGATACATTTGATGACTATCTCGCTCTGTTCAATAAAAATCAGCGGAAGAATATCCGGAAAGAACGAAAACGTTTCCAGGAAAGCGGCCTTGAGGTAAGGTTGAGCAGCCCGGATCAGCTTGATCAGGAAACAGCAGACGATATGTTTGATCTCTACGAGCGGACCAACGATCAATTCGGACCATGGGCGGCAAAGTTTCTCAACAGGGAGTTTTTCCGTGAGGTGTTTCGAACATGCGCAGATAATATTGTGCTTGTGAATGCCGTTGACCGTGGAGAGGTGGTGGCCCGTTCCATGCTTCTGAAAGACCGGAGAAGGCTGTTCGGAAGATACTGGGGAACCCGGCGATTCGTGAAAGACATGCATTTCAATTTATGCTATTACGAGCCCATCGATTATGCCATCCGGGAAAACCTGGTGAGTTTTGATCCGGGAATGGGCGGGGAGCATAAACCCCGCCGGGGGTTCCAGGCGGTGGAACAGTACAGCATGCATCTCTATTTTGATCCTCTCATGGATCAGCTGTTTCGGGGCAATATTCATCAGTTTAATGAAAGCGCACAGGGAATGATTGAGCATATCAACTCCCATCTGCCGCTGAAGGATCATCGGTAA
- a CDS encoding NUDIX hydrolase, giving the protein MPESAKEGTQTLKKRPQAGILPGELGAALQRYSRRYSEEDGTVRRMLDLLNAGDDAFSRNFFTPGHFTGSAWVIDPLEERVLLTHHRRLDMWLQLGGHGEGELDILGIALREAVEESGIPQSHLKLGYDDLFDIDVHAIPPGRNEPAHSHFDIRFLFTSDSRREVVVSDESHDLSWVGLDALEAYTQEESMLRMRDKSRHLLDALKRDP; this is encoded by the coding sequence ATGCCCGAATCAGCCAAGGAAGGGACTCAGACTCTGAAGAAACGTCCTCAAGCCGGAATTCTCCCCGGGGAGCTGGGCGCCGCTCTGCAGCGCTACTCCCGGCGGTACTCCGAAGAGGATGGGACGGTCCGGCGGATGCTGGATCTGTTGAATGCGGGAGATGATGCGTTTTCCAGAAACTTTTTCACACCAGGGCATTTCACCGGATCGGCGTGGGTTATTGATCCCCTGGAAGAAAGGGTATTACTCACCCACCATCGCCGGCTGGATATGTGGCTTCAGCTGGGAGGACACGGAGAGGGCGAACTGGATATTCTCGGCATTGCCCTGAGAGAGGCGGTGGAGGAATCGGGAATCCCCCAATCCCATCTGAAACTGGGCTACGACGATCTCTTCGATATCGACGTACACGCCATTCCGCCGGGCAGGAACGAACCGGCTCACAGCCATTTCGATATCCGCTTTCTGTTCACCTCGGACTCCCGCCGTGAGGTGGTGGTAAGCGATGAATCCCATGATCTGTCCTGGGTTGGGCTGGATGCGCTGGAAGCCTACACACAGGAAGAAAGCATGCTGAGAATGAGAGACAAAAGCCGGCACCTGCTGGATGCTCTGAAGAGAGACCCATGA
- a CDS encoding FHA domain-containing protein, whose product MRNSDTIAGSSSLGERLGKIKRSETVYLHHGKRKTLIRDRITIGRSSDCDIIISDNLTSRHHALIQKIKNAYFITDEDSTNGVLVNGQVIEKGTYVRLHPSDTITIGRTELHLLPG is encoded by the coding sequence ATGCGAAACAGCGATACCATTGCAGGAAGCAGCAGTCTGGGGGAACGGCTTGGCAAGATCAAGCGAAGTGAAACGGTTTATCTGCATCATGGTAAAAGAAAAACTCTCATACGGGACCGAATCACCATCGGAAGGTCTTCCGACTGCGATATCATCATTTCCGATAATCTTACATCCAGGCATCACGCCCTTATTCAAAAAATCAAGAACGCGTATTTCATCACCGATGAAGACAGTACCAACGGTGTGCTGGTGAACGGCCAAGTGATCGAAAAAGGCACCTATGTAAGACTTCATCCTTCGGACACCATCACAATCGGTCGAACCGAACTACATTTGCTGCCCGGCTGA
- a CDS encoding substrate-binding domain-containing protein, with the protein MTKLRNQKQPVFLLPPFADTGFRALNLRPNTGRMFPLLILSVLMLFGSCSEGGDSQRSHGRLIKIGFSLDSVVVERWERDREEFITHARSLGAEVNYRFAVADARKQVEDINELLDDGVDALVVVPNDAQALQGVLKRAANMDVPVISYDRLILDSPVSAYVSFDNVEVGRLMAEGMIKHAGFDSRVLIINGGAKDNNSRLLRRGIAEVLSPYINRGMIRIAGEITPDDWYTSLIEDDLEEYIREEKLDGIIAANDLFADSAIQILARYRQAGDVVVVGQDADLIACQRLVEGIQHRTIYKPIDRLARQAAETAFNLAVGEKLHSSRTVDNGYARIPAVIVEPVAVEKDNLEETVIADGFHTREEVYRNRE; encoded by the coding sequence TTGACGAAATTGAGAAATCAGAAACAACCTGTATTCCTATTACCGCCGTTTGCCGACACCGGCTTCCGGGCTCTGAATCTGCGCCCGAATACCGGGAGAATGTTTCCCCTGCTCATTCTCTCTGTCCTGATGCTCTTTGGATCCTGCAGCGAAGGAGGCGACTCCCAGAGAAGTCATGGACGACTTATCAAGATCGGCTTTTCCCTGGATTCGGTGGTGGTGGAACGCTGGGAGCGGGACCGGGAGGAGTTTATTACCCATGCCAGAAGTCTTGGAGCCGAGGTGAATTACCGTTTTGCCGTGGCCGATGCCCGGAAGCAGGTGGAAGATATTAACGAGCTCCTGGATGACGGAGTGGATGCTCTGGTGGTGGTTCCCAATGATGCCCAGGCTCTCCAGGGAGTTTTGAAACGGGCTGCCAACATGGATGTGCCGGTTATTTCCTATGACAGACTCATCCTTGATTCTCCTGTGTCAGCTTACGTGAGTTTCGACAACGTAGAGGTGGGAAGACTGATGGCCGAGGGAATGATTAAACACGCCGGATTTGACAGCAGGGTGCTGATCATCAACGGTGGAGCCAAAGATAATAATTCCCGGCTTCTGCGCCGGGGCATAGCCGAGGTGCTCAGTCCCTATATCAACCGGGGAATGATCCGCATAGCGGGGGAGATCACCCCCGATGACTGGTACACATCTCTCATTGAAGATGATCTGGAAGAATATATCCGGGAAGAGAAACTGGACGGGATCATCGCCGCCAACGATCTTTTCGCCGACAGCGCCATCCAGATTCTGGCCCGCTACCGTCAGGCCGGCGATGTGGTGGTGGTGGGTCAGGATGCAGACCTTATTGCATGTCAGCGTCTGGTTGAAGGAATTCAGCACCGTACCATCTATAAGCCCATTGACCGGCTTGCACGGCAGGCTGCGGAAACTGCGTTCAACCTTGCCGTGGGAGAAAAGCTTCACAGCAGCCGAACGGTGGATAACGGATACGCCAGAATTCCCGCTGTTATTGTAGAACCGGTGGCGGTGGAAAAAGACAATCTGGAAGAAACGGTAATCGCCGACGGGTTCCACACCCGGGAAGAGGTGTACCGGAACAGGGAGTAG